Proteins from one Xiphophorus hellerii strain 12219 chromosome 8, Xiphophorus_hellerii-4.1, whole genome shotgun sequence genomic window:
- the LOC116724146 gene encoding uncharacterized protein LOC116724146 isoform X23 codes for MVLPPAGQMAVLPPAGRAVLPPAGWQCCPLQGRRYCPLQDGRYCPLQAGWCCPLQAGRCCPLQAGRCCPLQGRRAVLPPAGRAGLPPAGRAVLPPAGQAVLPPAGWQCCPLQGRQYCPLQAGRRCPLQAGRYCPLQDGRDCPLQAGRYCPLQDGRCCPLQGRLYCPLQGGSVAPCRAGSIAPCRLGGVAPCRLGGIAPCRTGGIAPCRAGGIAPCRLGGVAPCRAGGIAPCRLGGIAPCRTGGIAPCRAGGIAPCRLGGIAPCRLGGVAPCRTGGVAPCRLGGVAPCRLGGVAPCRVAVLPPAGQAVLPPAGWAALPPAGQAVLPPAGWAALPPAGRAALPPAGWRCCPLQDRQCCPLQGGGVAPCRLGGVAPCRLGGVAPCRLGGALQF; via the exons ATGGTGTTGCCCCCTGCAGGCCAGATG GCGGTATTGCCCCCTGCAGGACGGGCGGTATTGCCCCCTGCAGGGTGGCAGTGTTGCCCCCTGCAGGGCAGGCGGTATTGCCCCCTGCAGGACGGGCGGTATTGCCCCCTGCAGGCTGGGTGGTGTTGCCCCCTGCAGGCTGGGCGGTGTTGCCCCCTGCAGGCTGGGCGGTGTTGCCCCCTGCAGGGCAGGCGGGCGGTGTTGCCCCCTGCAGGGCGGGCGGGGTTGCCCCCTGCAGGACGGGCGGTGTTGCCCCCTGCAGGGCAGGCTGTATTGCCCCCTGCAGGGTGGCAGTGTTGCCCCCTGCAGGGCAGGCAGTATTGCCCCCTGCAGGCTGGGCGGCGTTGCCCCCTGCAGGCTGGGCGGTATTGCCCCCTGCAGGACGGGCGGGATTGCCCCCTGCAGGCTGGGCGGTATTGCCCCCTGCAGGACGGGCGGTGTTGCCCCCTGCAGGGCAGGCTGTATTGCCCCCTGCAGGGTGGCAGTGTTGCCCCCTGCAGGGCAGGCAGTATTGCCCCCTGCAGGCTGGGCGGCGTTGCCCCCTGCAGGCTGGGCGGTATTGCCCCCTGCAGGACGGGCGGGATTGCCCCCTGCAGGGCAGGCGGTATTGCCCCCTGCAGGCTGGGCGGCGTTGCCCCCTGCAGGGCAGGCGGTATTGCCCCCTGCAGGCTGGGCGGTATTGCCCCCTGCAGGACGGGCGGGATTGCCCCCTGCAGGGCAGGCGGTATTGCCCCCTGCAGGCTGGGCGGTATTGCCCCCTGCAGGCTGGGCGGCGTTGCCCCCTGCAGGACGGGCGGCGTTGCCCCCTGCAGGCTGGGCGGTGTTGCCCCCTGCAGGCTGGGCGGTGTTGCCCCCTGCAGGGTGGCAGTGTTGCCCCCTGCAGGGCAGGCAGTATTGCCCCCTGCAGGCTGGGCGGCGTTGCCCCCTGCAGGGCAGGCGGTATTGCCCCCTGCAGGCTGGGCGGCGTTGCCCCCTGCAGGACGGGCGGCGTTGCCCCCTGCAGGTTGGCGGTGTTGCCCCCTGCAGGACAGGCAGTGTTGCCCCCTGCAGGGTGGCGGTGTTGCCCCCTGCAGACTGGGCGGCGTTGCCCCCTGCAGACTGGGCGGTGTTGCCCCCTGCAGGCTGGGCGGCGCATTGCAGTTTTAA
- the LOC116724146 gene encoding uncharacterized protein LOC116724146 isoform X11 has translation MVLPPAGQMVLPPAGWAVLPPAGRAVLPPAGQAVLPPAGWQCCPLQGRRYCPLQAGRRCPLQGRGYCPLQGRRYCPLQDGRRYCPLQDGRYCPLQAGWCCPLQAGRCCPLQAGRCCPLQGRRAVLPPAGRAGLPPAGRAVLPPAGQAVLPPAGWQCCPLQGRQYCPLQAGRRCPLQAGRYCPLQDGRDCPLQAGRYCPLQDGRCCPLQGRLYCPLQGGSVAPCRAGSIAPCRLGGVAPCRLGGIAPCRTGGIAPCRAGGIAPCRLGGVAPCRAGGIAPCRLGGIAPCRTGGIAPCRAGGIAPCRLGGIAPCRLGGVAPCRTGGVAPCRLGGVAPCRLGGVAPCRVAVLPPAGQAVLPPAGWAALPPAGQAVLPPAGWAALPPAGRAALPPAGWRCCPLQDRQCCPLQGGGVAPCRLGGVAPCRLGGVAPCRLGGALQF, from the exons ATGGTGTTGCCCCCTGCAGGCCAGATGGTGTTGCCCCCTGCAGGGTGGGCGGTGTTGCCCCCTGCAGGACGGGCGGTGTTGCCCCCTGCAGGGCAGGCTGTATTGCCCCCTGCAGGGTGGCAGTGTTGCCCCCTGCAGGGCAGGCGGTATTGCCCCCTGCAGGCTGGGCGGCGTTGCCCCCTGCAGGGCAGGGGGTATTGCCCCCTGCAGGGCAGGCGGTATTGCCCCCTGCAGGACGGGCG GCGGTATTGCCCCCTGCAGGACGGGCGGTATTGCCCCCTGCAGGCTGGGTGGTGTTGCCCCCTGCAGGCTGGGCGGTGTTGCCCCCTGCAGGCTGGGCGGTGTTGCCCCCTGCAGGGCAGGCGGGCGGTGTTGCCCCCTGCAGGGCGGGCGGGGTTGCCCCCTGCAGGACGGGCGGTGTTGCCCCCTGCAGGGCAGGCTGTATTGCCCCCTGCAGGGTGGCAGTGTTGCCCCCTGCAGGGCAGGCAGTATTGCCCCCTGCAGGCTGGGCGGCGTTGCCCCCTGCAGGCTGGGCGGTATTGCCCCCTGCAGGACGGGCGGGATTGCCCCCTGCAGGCTGGGCGGTATTGCCCCCTGCAGGACGGGCGGTGTTGCCCCCTGCAGGGCAGGCTGTATTGCCCCCTGCAGGGTGGCAGTGTTGCCCCCTGCAGGGCAGGCAGTATTGCCCCCTGCAGGCTGGGCGGCGTTGCCCCCTGCAGGCTGGGCGGTATTGCCCCCTGCAGGACGGGCGGGATTGCCCCCTGCAGGGCAGGCGGTATTGCCCCCTGCAGGCTGGGCGGCGTTGCCCCCTGCAGGGCAGGCGGTATTGCCCCCTGCAGGCTGGGCGGTATTGCCCCCTGCAGGACGGGCGGGATTGCCCCCTGCAGGGCAGGCGGTATTGCCCCCTGCAGGCTGGGCGGTATTGCCCCCTGCAGGCTGGGCGGCGTTGCCCCCTGCAGGACGGGCGGCGTTGCCCCCTGCAGGCTGGGCGGTGTTGCCCCCTGCAGGCTGGGCGGTGTTGCCCCCTGCAGGGTGGCAGTGTTGCCCCCTGCAGGGCAGGCAGTATTGCCCCCTGCAGGCTGGGCGGCGTTGCCCCCTGCAGGGCAGGCGGTATTGCCCCCTGCAGGCTGGGCGGCGTTGCCCCCTGCAGGACGGGCGGCGTTGCCCCCTGCAGGTTGGCGGTGTTGCCCCCTGCAGGACAGGCAGTGTTGCCCCCTGCAGGGTGGCGGTGTTGCCCCCTGCAGACTGGGCGGCGTTGCCCCCTGCAGACTGGGCGGTGTTGCCCCCTGCAGGCTGGGCGGCGCATTGCAGTTTTAA
- the LOC116724146 gene encoding transcription initiation factor TFIID subunit 4-like isoform X6 translates to METLLQFTHGLQCCPLQARWCCPLQARWCCPLQGGRCCPLQDGRCCPLQGRLYCPLQGGSVAPCRAGGIAPCRLGGVAPCRAGGIAPCRAGGIAPCRTGGGIAPCRTGGIAPCRLGGVAPCRLGGVAPCRLGGVAPCRAGGRCCPLQGGRGCPLQDGRCCPLQGRLYCPLQGGSVAPCRAGSIAPCRLGGVAPCRLGGIAPCRTGGIAPCRLGGIAPCRTGGVAPCRAGCIAPCRVAVLPPAGQAVLPPAGWAALPPAGWAVLPPAGRAGLPPAGQAVLPPAGWAALPPAGQAVLPPAGWAVLPPAGRAGLPPAGQAVLPPAGWAVLPPAGWAALPPAGRAALPPAGWAVLPPAGWAVLPPAGWQCCPLQGRQYCPLQAGRRCPLQGRRYCPLQAGRRCPLQDGRRCPLQGGGVAPCRLGGVAPCRLGGVAPCRLGGALQF, encoded by the exons ATGGAAACATTACTTCAGTTCACTCATGGGTTGCAGTGTTGCCCCCTGCAGGCCAGATGGTGTTGCCCCCTGCAGGCCAGATGGTGTTGCCCCCTGCAGGGTGGGCGGTGTTGCCCCCTGCAGGACGGGCGGTGTTGCCCCCTGCAGGGCAGGCTGTATTGCCCCCTGCAGGGTGGCAGTGTTGCCCCCTGCAGGGCAGGCGGTATTGCCCCCTGCAGGCTGGGCGGCGTTGCCCCCTGCAGGGCAGGGGGTATTGCCCCCTGCAGGGCAGGCGGTATTGCCCCCTGCAGGACGGGCG GCGGTATTGCCCCCTGCAGGACGGGCGGTATTGCCCCCTGCAGGCTGGGTGGTGTTGCCCCCTGCAGGCTGGGCGGTGTTGCCCCCTGCAGGCTGGGCGGTGTTGCCCCCTGCAGGGCAGGCGGGCGGTGTTGCCCCCTGCAGGGCGGGCGGGGTTGCCCCCTGCAGGACGGGCGGTGTTGCCCCCTGCAGGGCAGGCTGTATTGCCCCCTGCAGGGTGGCAGTGTTGCCCCCTGCAGGGCAGGCAGTATTGCCCCCTGCAGGCTGGGCGGCGTTGCCCCCTGCAGGCTGGGCGGTATTGCCCCCTGCAGGACGGGCGGGATTGCCCCCTGCAGGCTGGGCGGTATTGCCCCCTGCAGGACGGGCGGTGTTGCCCCCTGCAGGGCAGGCTGTATTGCCCCCTGCAGGGTGGCAGTGTTGCCCCCTGCAGGGCAGGCAGTATTGCCCCCTGCAGGCTGGGCGGCGTTGCCCCCTGCAGGCTGGGCGGTATTGCCCCCTGCAGGACGGGCGGGATTGCCCCCTGCAGGGCAGGCGGTATTGCCCCCTGCAGGCTGGGCGGCGTTGCCCCCTGCAGGGCAGGCGGTATTGCCCCCTGCAGGCTGGGCGGTATTGCCCCCTGCAGGACGGGCGGGATTGCCCCCTGCAGGGCAGGCGGTATTGCCCCCTGCAGGCTGGGCGGTATTGCCCCCTGCAGGCTGGGCGGCGTTGCCCCCTGCAGGACGGGCGGCGTTGCCCCCTGCAGGCTGGGCGGTGTTGCCCCCTGCAGGCTGGGCGGTGTTGCCCCCTGCAGGGTGGCAGTGTTGCCCCCTGCAGGGCAGGCAGTATTGCCCCCTGCAGGCTGGGCGGCGTTGCCCCCTGCAGGGCAGGCGGTATTGCCCCCTGCAGGCTGGGCGGCGTTGCCCCCTGCAGGACGGGCGGCGTTGCCCCCTGCAG GGTGGCGGTGTTGCCCCCTGCAGACTGGGCGGCGTTGCCCCCTGCAGACTGGGCGGTGTTGCCCCCTGCAGGCTGGGCGGCGCATTGCAGTTTTAA
- the LOC116724146 gene encoding nascent polypeptide-associated complex subunit alpha, muscle-specific form-like isoform X7, producing MGCSVAPCRTGGVAPCRAGCIAPCRVAVLPPAGQAVLPPAGWAALPPAGQGVLPPAGQAVLPPAGRAVLPPAGWQCCPLQGRRYCPLQDGRYCPLQAGWCCPLQAGRCCPLQAGRCCPLQGRRAVLPPAGRAGLPPAGRAVLPPAGQAVLPPAGWQCCPLQGRQYCPLQAGRRCPLQAGRYCPLQDGRDCPLQAGRYCPLQDGRCCPLQGRLYCPLQGGSVAPCRAGSIAPCRLGGVAPCRLGGIAPCRTGGIAPCRAGGIAPCRLGGVAPCRAGGIAPCRLGGIAPCRTGGIAPCRAGGIAPCRLGGIAPCRLGGVAPCRTGGVAPCRLGGVAPCRLGGVAPCRVAVLPPAGQAVLPPAGWAALPPAGQAVLPPAGWAALPPAGRAALPPAGWRCCPLQDRQCCPLQGGGVAPCRLGGVAPCRLGGVAPCRLGGALQF from the exons ATGGGTTGCAGTGTTGCCCCCTGCAG GACGGGCGGTGTTGCCCCCTGCAGGGCAGGCTGTATTGCCCCCTGCAGGGTGGCAGTGTTGCCCCCTGCAGGGCAGGCGGTATTGCCCCCTGCAGGCTGGGCGGCGTTGCCCCCTGCAGGGCAGGGGGTATTGCCCCCTGCAGGGCAGGCGGTATTGCCCCCTGCAGGACGGGCGGTATTGCCCCCTGCAGGGTGGCAGTGTTGCCCCCTGCAGGGCAGGCGGTATTGCCCCCTGCAGGACGGGCGGTATTGCCCCCTGCAGGCTGGGTGGTGTTGCCCCCTGCAGGCTGGGCGGTGTTGCCCCCTGCAGGCTGGGCGGTGTTGCCCCCTGCAGGGCAGGCGGGCGGTGTTGCCCCCTGCAGGGCGGGCGGGGTTGCCCCCTGCAGGACGGGCGGTGTTGCCCCCTGCAGGGCAGGCTGTATTGCCCCCTGCAGGGTGGCAGTGTTGCCCCCTGCAGGGCAGGCAGTATTGCCCCCTGCAGGCTGGGCGGCGTTGCCCCCTGCAGGCTGGGCGGTATTGCCCCCTGCAGGACGGGCGGGATTGCCCCCTGCAGGCTGGGCGGTATTGCCCCCTGCAGGACGGGCGGTGTTGCCCCCTGCAGGGCAGGCTGTATTGCCCCCTGCAGGGTGGCAGTGTTGCCCCCTGCAGGGCAGGCAGTATTGCCCCCTGCAGGCTGGGCGGCGTTGCCCCCTGCAGGCTGGGCGGTATTGCCCCCTGCAGGACGGGCGGGATTGCCCCCTGCAGGGCAGGCGGTATTGCCCCCTGCAGGCTGGGCGGCGTTGCCCCCTGCAGGGCAGGCGGTATTGCCCCCTGCAGGCTGGGCGGTATTGCCCCCTGCAGGACGGGCGGGATTGCCCCCTGCAGGGCAGGCGGTATTGCCCCCTGCAGGCTGGGCGGTATTGCCCCCTGCAGGCTGGGCGGCGTTGCCCCCTGCAGGACGGGCGGCGTTGCCCCCTGCAGGCTGGGCGGTGTTGCCCCCTGCAGGCTGGGCGGTGTTGCCCCCTGCAGGGTGGCAGTGTTGCCCCCTGCAGGGCAGGCAGTATTGCCCCCTGCAGGCTGGGCGGCGTTGCCCCCTGCAGGGCAGGCGGTATTGCCCCCTGCAGGCTGGGCGGCGTTGCCCCCTGCAGGACGGGCGGCGTTGCCCCCTGCAGGTTGGCGGTGTTGCCCCCTGCAGGACAGGCAGTGTTGCCCCCTGCAGGGTGGCGGTGTTGCCCCCTGCAGACTGGGCGGCGTTGCCCCCTGCAGACTGGGCGGTGTTGCCCCCTGCAGGCTGGGCGGCGCATTGCAGTTTTAA